From a single Nicotiana tabacum cultivar K326 chromosome 8, ASM71507v2, whole genome shotgun sequence genomic region:
- the LOC107816172 gene encoding histone H3.2, giving the protein MARTKQTARKSTGGKAPRKQLATKAARKSAPATGGVKKPHRFRPGTVALREIRKYQKSTELLIRKLPFQRLVREIAQDFKTDLRFQSSAVAALQEAAEAYLVGLFEDTNLCAIHAKRVTIMPKDIQLARRIRGERA; this is encoded by the coding sequence ATGGCCCGTACTAAGCAAACAGCCCGGAAATCAACAGGTGGGAAGGCTCCAAGGAAGCAGCTAGCTACAAAGGCTGCGAGAAAGTCAGCTCCGGCGACCGGAGGAGTGAAGAAGCCTCACCGTTTCCGTCCCGGAACTGTGGCATTGAGGGAAATCAGGAAGTACCAGAAATCAACAGAGTTGTTGATAAGGAAGCTGCCATTTCAGAGGCTGGTGAGGGAAATAGCACAGGATTTTAAGACAGATCTGAGGTTCCAGAGCAGTGCTGTTGCTGCCCTACAAGAGGCTGCTGAGGCTTACCTTGTTGGACTCTTTGAAGATACAAATCTCTGTGCCATTCATGCGAAGAGGGTCACTATCATGCCCAAGGACATTCAGCTCGCTAGGAGGATTCGTGGTGAAAGGGCTTAG